A part of Sander vitreus isolate 19-12246 chromosome 8, sanVit1, whole genome shotgun sequence genomic DNA contains:
- the hprt1l gene encoding hypoxanthine phosphoribosyltransferase 1, like: MASYLQIADDEKGHELDLFCVPRHYENDLDKVIIPHGLIMDRTERLARDIIRDMGGHHIVALCVLKGGYKFFADLLDYIKVLNQNSDKSVPLTVDFIRVKSYCNDQSTNSVKVIGGDELSNLSGKNVLIVEDIVETGRTMQTLLSLLSECNPKMVKVVSLLVKRTPRSSGYRPDYIGFEVPDSFLVGYALDYNEYFRDLSHICILNDQAKEKYKV; encoded by the exons ATGGCTTCGTATCTGCAG ATCGCTGATGATGAGAAAGGCCATGAGCTGGACCTTTTCTGTGTCCCCAGACATTATGAGAACGATTTGGACAAGGTGATCATCCCCCATGGGCTTATCATGGACAG GACAGAACGCCTGGCCCGCGACATAATCCGGGACATGGGGGGACACCACATTGTAGCTCTGTGTGTGCTAAAAGGAGGATACAAGTTCTTCGCAGACCTCCTGGACTACATTAAAGTACTGAACCAGAACAGTGATAAATCAGTCCCCCTGACAGTGGATTTCATTAGGGTGAAGAGCTACTGT AATGACCAGTCAACAAACAGTGTCAAAGTCATAGGAGGGGATGAGCTGTCCAATCTCTCAGGCAAG aatgtTTTGATTGTCGAG GATATTGTGGAGACAGGAAGGACGATGCAGACGTTACTTTCCCTGCTGAGTGAATGCAATCCCAAGATGGTTAAAGTTGTAAG CCTTCTGGTTAAGAGGACCCCGAGGAGTTCAGGGTACAGACCGGACT acatTGGTTTCGAGGTGCCAGATTCCTTTCTGGTGGGCTACGCTTTGGACTACAATGAGTACTTCAGAGATCTCAGT cACATCTGTATACTGAATGATCAAGCCAAGGAGAAGTACAAAGTGTGA
- the LOC144522033 gene encoding dynein light chain roadblock-type 2-like: protein MAGTEHVEVEETLKRIEAHKGVIGTIIVDAEGIPIRTTLDNSTTVLYARLLRRLTMNARSTVRDIDPQNDLTFLRIRSKKHEILVAPENDYLLIVIQNPCE from the exons ATGGCAGGAACTGAGCAT GTAGAAGTTGAGGAAACACTAAAGAGGATCGAAGCCCATAAAGGTGTGATTGGAACAATAATTGTCGATGCAGAAG GTATTCCCATCAGAACAACTTTAGATAACTCCACGACGGTTCTGTATGCAAGACTTCTTCGCCGCCTCACGATGAATGCCAGGAGCACAGTGAGGGACATTGACCCTCAAAATGACCTCACCTTCCTCCGCATTCGCTCCAAGAAACATGAGATCTTGGTTGCACCAG AGAACGACTATCTGCTGATAGTCATCCAGAACCCATGTGAATAG
- the psmd7 gene encoding 26S proteasome non-ATPase regulatory subunit 7: MPELAVENVVVHPLVLLSVVDHFNRIGKVGNQKRVVGVLLGSWHKKVLDVSNSFAVPFDEDDRDDSVWFLDHDYLENMYGMFKKVNARERIVGWYHTGPKLHKNDIAINELIKQYCTNSVLVIIDVKPKDLGLPTEAYISVEEIHDDGTPTSKTFEHVTSEIGAEEAEEVGVEHLLRDIKDTTVGTLSQRITNQVHGLKGLNSKLLDIRSYLERVTAGKLPINHQIIYQLQDVFNLLPDVNLLEFTKAFYLKTNDQMLVVYLASLIRSVVALHNLINNKISNRDAEKKEGQEKEEGKKEKKDDKEKKDDKDKEKEKADGAKKDEKKKK, translated from the exons ATGCCGGAGTTAGCGGTGGAAAATGTGGTCGTTCACCCACTGGTGTTGCTCAGCGTGGTTGATCATTTTAACAG GATAGGAAAAGTTGGCAATCAGAAACGAGTGGTTGGTGTCCTTCTGGGATCATGGCATAAAAAAGTTCTTGACGTCTCAAATAGTTTTGCAG TGCCATTTGACGAGGATGACAGGGATGACTCAGTGTGGTTCCTGGATCATGACTACTTGGAGAACATGTATGGCATGTTCAAGAAAGTAAATG CCAGAGAAAGAATAGTCGGATGGTACCACACAGGACCCAAGTTGCATAAGAATGACATTGCCATCAATGAGCTCATCAAGCAGTACTGTACCAACTCG GTGTTAGTCATTATAGATGTGAAGCCCAAAGATCTTGGTCTACCCACAGAAGCATACATCTCCGTGGAGGAAATACATGAT GACGGTACTCCAACGTCCAAGACATTTGAACACGTCACCAGTGAGATTGGAGCTGAGGAAGCTGAGGAAGTGGGTGTGGAGCACCTGCTCAG AGATATCAAGGATACCACAGTGGGCACCCTGTCGCAACGGATCACAAATCAGGTTCACGGCCTGAAGGGGCTTAACTCGAAGCTGTTGGACATCCGCTCTTACCTGGAGAGAGTGACGGCAGGAAAACTTCCCATCAACCACCAGATCATCTACCAGCTGCAGGATGTCTTCAACTTGCTGCCAGACGTAAATCTACTG GAGTTCACAAAAGCCTTCTACCTTAAGACCAACGACCAGATGCTGGTGGTCTACCTGGCCTCGCTCATACGCTCTGTGGTGGCTCTTCACAACCTGATCAACAACAAGATTTCCAACCGAGACgcagaaaagaaggaaggacaggagaaggaggaaggcaagaaagagaagaaagacgacaaagagaaaaaagatgATAAGGACAAGGAGAAGGAAAAAGCTGATGGTGCCAAGAAagatgagaagaagaaaaaatga